Proteins co-encoded in one Parascardovia denticolens DSM 10105 = JCM 12538 genomic window:
- the glgX gene encoding glycogen debranching protein GlgX, which translates to MQIRPGSTYPLGSTYDGTGVNFALFSSVATKVELCLFDDYDKETRINITECNTFIWHIYLVGVQPGQRYGYRVYGDYDSSRGLRCDPSKLLLDPYAKAIEGMIDSDASLFSYDINNPADPTARNTADSADHTMKSVVINPYFDWGNDRHPEIAYNDSVIYEAHVRGMTNLNTQVPPELRGTYAGLAHPSVVSYLKDLGITALELMPVHQFINDSFLQAKGLNNYWGYNTIGFFAPHNAYSSSGQRGQQVNEFKTMVKAYHDAGIEIILDVVYNHTAEGNDMGPTLSFKGIDNSSYYRLVEGDERHYFDTTGTGNSLLMRSPNTLQLIMDSLRYWVTEMHVDGFRFDLAATLARQFSDVDKLSAFFDIIHQDPVISNVKLIAEPWDVGSGGYQVGGFPPLWSEWNGMYRDTVRDFWRSQPSKLPEFASRLLGSSDLYRADGRRPIASINFITAHDGFTMNDLVSYNDKHNDANGEGNRDGDNNNRSWNCGVEGPTDLVDVNELRSQQMRNFMATMMVSQGIPMIDGGDEVMRTQQGNNNAYCQDNAISWTHWDLDDRQQDLHDFVAKMVHLRLNHPVLHRRKFFDPSSDDASMPQVEWFDHTGQVMDQNDWNNYNALTLMVFLNGHGIPETNDYGDPLVDNNFILIFNAYYEPLMFTLPGDEYGRKWKLIVDTHDQYAPELSYEGGFSIMAQGRSFLLLMSDDGEDSVGAPNPDSAASDDSSKSAPSAESASSADADQNSEESASADSLAETPAANAPEATAESTSEAPSDSETDGSEANESETPSASEADAAPSSSDESSSPDSDASANQSADTAPSAQ; encoded by the coding sequence ATGCAAATTCGACCTGGTTCAACCTATCCTCTCGGCTCCACCTATGATGGCACGGGCGTCAATTTCGCCCTCTTCTCCTCCGTCGCGACGAAAGTCGAACTCTGCCTGTTCGATGACTATGACAAGGAAACCCGCATCAACATCACCGAATGCAACACTTTCATCTGGCACATCTACCTTGTAGGCGTCCAGCCAGGGCAGCGCTACGGGTATCGGGTCTACGGCGACTACGATTCCTCCCGCGGCCTGCGGTGCGACCCTTCCAAGCTCCTGCTCGACCCTTATGCCAAGGCCATCGAAGGCATGATCGATTCCGACGCCAGTCTCTTCTCTTACGACATCAACAATCCGGCTGACCCCACCGCCCGTAACACCGCGGATTCGGCTGACCATACCATGAAATCGGTGGTCATCAACCCCTACTTCGACTGGGGCAATGACCGCCACCCCGAAATCGCCTACAACGACAGCGTCATCTACGAAGCCCACGTCCGCGGCATGACCAACCTGAACACCCAGGTCCCGCCCGAACTGCGTGGCACCTACGCCGGTCTGGCCCATCCCAGCGTCGTCTCCTACCTGAAAGACCTAGGCATCACCGCTCTGGAACTGATGCCTGTCCACCAATTCATCAACGACTCCTTCCTCCAAGCCAAGGGGCTCAACAATTACTGGGGTTACAACACCATCGGCTTCTTCGCCCCCCATAACGCCTACTCCAGCTCTGGCCAGCGCGGCCAGCAGGTGAATGAGTTCAAGACCATGGTCAAGGCCTACCATGACGCCGGCATCGAAATCATCCTGGACGTGGTCTACAACCATACGGCCGAAGGCAACGACATGGGGCCCACCCTGAGTTTCAAAGGCATCGACAACTCATCTTACTACCGCCTGGTAGAAGGCGATGAGAGGCATTATTTCGATACCACCGGCACCGGGAACTCCCTGCTCATGCGGTCCCCCAACACTCTGCAGCTGATCATGGATTCCTTGCGTTACTGGGTGACCGAGATGCATGTGGACGGCTTCCGTTTCGATCTAGCCGCCACCTTGGCCCGCCAGTTCTCCGACGTGGATAAGCTGTCCGCTTTCTTCGACATCATCCACCAAGACCCGGTCATCTCCAACGTCAAGCTGATCGCCGAACCTTGGGACGTGGGCTCAGGCGGTTACCAAGTGGGAGGTTTCCCTCCCCTTTGGTCGGAATGGAACGGCATGTACAGGGACACCGTCCGCGATTTCTGGCGTTCCCAGCCTTCCAAGCTGCCCGAATTCGCCAGCCGTCTGCTGGGCTCGTCCGACCTTTACCGGGCCGATGGTCGCCGCCCCATCGCCTCCATCAACTTCATCACCGCCCACGACGGCTTCACCATGAACGACCTCGTCTCCTACAACGACAAGCACAACGACGCCAACGGGGAAGGCAACCGGGACGGGGATAACAACAACCGTTCCTGGAACTGCGGGGTGGAAGGGCCTACCGACCTGGTCGACGTCAATGAGCTGCGCAGCCAACAGATGCGGAACTTCATGGCGACCATGATGGTCTCCCAAGGCATCCCCATGATCGATGGCGGCGACGAGGTCATGCGCACCCAACAAGGCAATAACAACGCCTACTGCCAGGACAACGCCATCTCCTGGACCCACTGGGATCTGGATGACCGCCAACAGGACCTGCACGACTTCGTCGCCAAGATGGTCCACCTGCGCCTCAACCACCCGGTCCTCCACCGACGTAAGTTCTTCGACCCCAGCTCCGACGACGCTTCCATGCCTCAGGTGGAATGGTTCGACCATACCGGGCAGGTGATGGATCAGAACGACTGGAACAACTACAACGCCCTGACCCTCATGGTCTTCCTCAATGGGCATGGCATCCCAGAGACCAACGATTACGGCGACCCCCTGGTGGACAACAACTTCATCCTCATCTTCAACGCCTACTACGAGCCTCTCATGTTCACCCTTCCTGGCGATGAATACGGCCGCAAGTGGAAGTTGATCGTCGACACCCATGACCAGTACGCCCCCGAACTTTCGTATGAAGGAGGATTCAGCATCATGGCCCAAGGCCGTAGCTTCCTCCTGCTCATGAGCGATGATGGCGAGGACTCGGTCGGTGCCCCGAACCCGGACTCTGCGGCTTCGGATGATTCCAGCAAATCCGCTCCTTCCGCGGAATCCGCTTCTTCGGCGGATGCGGACCAAAACTCAGAGGAAAGCGCATCAGCTGACTCCCTTGCTGAAACCCCTGCAGCGAATGCTCCGGAAGCCACGGCAGAGTCTACTTCAGAGGCTCCCTCAGATTCGGAGACTGACGGCTCGGAAGCTAACGAATCGGAAACGCCGTCCGCATCGGAAGCCGATGCGGCCCCCTCCTCATCCGATGAGTCTTCCTCCCCTGATTCCGACGCTTCCGCGAACCAGTCGGCGGACACGGCGCCGTCCGCTCAGTAG
- a CDS encoding Nif3-like dinuclear metal center hexameric protein, with protein MMTMNLDLRQAVQILEELYPLRYAEDWDHPGLIVGDYSWPVRTIYCAVDPTYEVVEDALVKGADLLITHHPLFFRPTHTVGGQGFRGDIVNRLIEGHCGLWVGHTNADSAYRGQAQAFVELLGLKDQGPLDSIDDPSAPGPVGLGRIGLVPQTGLGGDCEADPSAGVTLEAFARKVAQVLPDTRLGITVAGDLAMPVRKVAVLPGSGDSMIDQAVACGADVYVTSDLRHHPVTDAWQQAAYEARLSGSSYARPAFINTPHSAIEKLWLSQYGIHDIPQAIAEAFGEPMRPEIILTDLNTDPWTLRI; from the coding sequence ATGATGACGATGAATCTTGATCTCAGGCAGGCGGTCCAGATCTTGGAGGAGCTTTATCCTCTTCGTTACGCCGAGGACTGGGACCATCCCGGCCTTATCGTCGGTGATTACTCCTGGCCGGTGAGGACCATCTACTGCGCGGTCGATCCGACCTATGAGGTGGTGGAGGACGCCTTGGTCAAAGGGGCCGATCTTCTGATTACCCATCACCCCCTCTTCTTCCGCCCTACCCATACCGTCGGGGGCCAAGGCTTCCGTGGGGATATCGTCAATCGCTTGATTGAAGGTCATTGTGGGCTTTGGGTGGGGCATACCAACGCTGATTCCGCCTACCGCGGTCAGGCCCAGGCCTTCGTGGAACTGTTGGGCCTGAAAGACCAGGGCCCTTTGGACTCCATCGACGATCCTTCGGCTCCCGGTCCTGTGGGCCTGGGCAGGATCGGGTTGGTCCCTCAGACCGGTTTGGGCGGCGATTGCGAGGCTGATCCATCCGCTGGTGTGACCTTGGAGGCCTTCGCCCGCAAAGTGGCCCAGGTCCTGCCCGACACCCGACTGGGGATCACCGTCGCCGGGGACTTGGCCATGCCGGTGAGGAAAGTGGCCGTTTTGCCCGGTTCTGGCGATTCCATGATCGATCAAGCGGTCGCTTGTGGAGCCGACGTCTATGTGACCTCCGACCTGAGGCATCATCCGGTCACTGATGCTTGGCAACAGGCCGCATATGAGGCCAGATTGAGCGGGTCCTCCTACGCCCGCCCCGCCTTCATCAACACCCCGCATTCGGCCATCGAGAAACTCTGGCTCAGCCAATACGGAATCCACGACATCCCCCAGGCCATCGCTGAGGCTTTCGGGGAACCGATGCGGCCGGAGATTATTCTGACGGACCTCAATACGGACCCGTGGACTTTGAGGATCTGA
- the polA gene encoding DNA polymerase I, giving the protein MTETPSSHDSSDSTFDRRLLVVDGHSLAFRAYFALPADSFSTSDGQATNAIYGFTTMLAQVLRDEKPSHVAIAFDVKGGTFRNQMLPQYKGTRDAAPEDLLSQLPLIQEVLKALDISYVERQGFEGDDIIATLATMGEEAGFETFVLSGDRDAFQLVDDSITVLYPGHHFKDLQHMTPDAVFAKYKVTPGQYPDLAAMRGEQADNIPGVPGVGDGYAAKWIKEYGGLAGIVEHADEIGGKKGQALRDNIDQVLLNRKVNALVRNVDLGVSLDEFKLHQPKVDEVKDVFGRLQFGRNTQLRIITAMAVAEGADEKLAAAAYGPAPGRKKAASAGVPSSPAESAKATPLLPGQAEGFEEEVDLNPADVDLIQPDLVPLPPAPVFGAAKKEREEAWEKRLTAATDWITDLTRAPSSSQTGRKKQTDQARRNDHDLSFFLHARGRVEKGASRLQSLTIMTAEGHSLVLHHDDFDFYRQGSDLLIEALDQLLRQESDHIVLHDFKRWLHLTSNLRNQGQPLGGPDFLPVADTKLEAYLAQPDATAKVDGLRHYAQKFLHLDVGETKEKTSEQGAFDLGLESDEETGENSAPSPEPADPRQEEREREETDCALDCAYLRALHDLFHPVLASRGQINLLKTIELPVSRVLSAMEMTGAGVDQSRLEQMRESFSAQAEQAQQIAWQEAGKEINLQSPKQLQAVLFDDMGLTPTKKTKSGGRTTNAAALQELYMRSIHNERANAFLGALLRHREVNKLKQIVQTLIDAIDVRDSRIHTTFEQTVAATGRLSSTDPNLQNIPNRNVEGREIRGAFVASDGFESLLSSDYSQVELRLMAHLSGDEALIEAFRSGADFHKYVASLVYGIPIDQISSDQRSHIKAMSYGLAYGLSTYGLAQQLGISPAEADILRAKYFSTFGKVHDYLESLVAQAKKRGYTETMFGRRRYFPDLRSSRRQLRDAAERAALNAPIQGSAADIMKIAMKKAYQDLKDAGVKSRIILQIHDELVVELAPGEQEQVTAMVKEAMEHAVKLAVPLDVSTGVGSDWQLAAH; this is encoded by the coding sequence ATGACTGAAACCCCTTCCTCTCACGATTCCTCCGACAGCACTTTCGACCGACGGCTCCTGGTCGTCGACGGGCATTCCTTGGCCTTCCGCGCCTATTTCGCTTTGCCCGCCGACAGCTTCAGCACTTCCGACGGCCAGGCGACCAATGCCATCTACGGTTTCACCACCATGTTGGCCCAGGTCTTGCGGGATGAGAAACCTAGTCATGTGGCCATCGCCTTCGACGTGAAAGGCGGCACTTTCCGCAATCAGATGCTGCCCCAGTACAAAGGGACCAGGGACGCGGCCCCGGAAGACCTGTTGAGCCAGCTCCCCCTCATCCAGGAAGTCCTCAAGGCCTTGGACATCTCGTATGTGGAAAGGCAGGGGTTCGAAGGGGATGACATCATCGCCACTTTGGCGACCATGGGGGAGGAAGCGGGGTTCGAGACCTTCGTCCTCTCCGGAGACCGAGACGCCTTCCAATTGGTGGATGATTCCATCACCGTCCTGTATCCGGGCCATCATTTCAAGGACTTGCAGCATATGACCCCGGACGCCGTCTTCGCCAAATACAAAGTGACCCCCGGGCAGTACCCGGATTTGGCCGCCATGCGGGGGGAACAAGCGGACAACATCCCCGGGGTCCCCGGAGTGGGGGATGGTTATGCGGCCAAGTGGATCAAGGAATACGGGGGACTGGCCGGCATCGTGGAGCACGCCGACGAAATCGGCGGGAAAAAGGGCCAGGCCCTGAGGGACAACATCGACCAGGTCCTGCTCAACCGGAAGGTGAACGCCTTGGTGCGGAACGTGGATTTGGGCGTCAGCCTGGACGAGTTCAAATTGCATCAGCCCAAGGTGGATGAAGTCAAGGATGTATTCGGCCGCCTCCAATTCGGGCGGAACACCCAATTGAGGATCATCACCGCCATGGCTGTGGCCGAAGGGGCGGATGAGAAGCTGGCCGCTGCGGCCTATGGTCCGGCTCCGGGTCGCAAGAAGGCGGCCTCGGCCGGCGTTCCTTCCTCACCGGCTGAATCGGCCAAGGCCACCCCTCTTCTTCCAGGGCAGGCGGAAGGGTTCGAGGAAGAGGTCGACCTTAATCCGGCCGATGTGGACCTGATCCAACCTGATTTGGTTCCCCTTCCCCCTGCCCCCGTCTTCGGGGCCGCGAAGAAAGAGAGGGAGGAAGCTTGGGAGAAGCGCTTGACGGCGGCCACGGATTGGATTACCGACTTGACCCGTGCCCCCTCGTCCTCGCAGACGGGGCGGAAAAAGCAGACTGACCAGGCGAGGAGGAATGATCATGACCTCTCTTTCTTTCTGCACGCCCGTGGTCGGGTGGAGAAGGGGGCCAGCAGGCTGCAGTCGCTGACCATCATGACCGCCGAAGGCCACAGCCTGGTCCTCCATCATGACGATTTCGATTTCTACCGGCAGGGGAGCGACCTTTTAATCGAGGCCCTCGACCAGCTGCTGCGCCAGGAGTCCGACCATATAGTCCTGCATGACTTCAAACGCTGGCTTCACTTGACCTCAAACCTGCGCAACCAAGGCCAGCCCCTCGGCGGCCCTGATTTCCTGCCCGTGGCCGACACCAAGCTGGAAGCCTACCTGGCCCAGCCGGACGCTACGGCCAAGGTGGATGGCCTGCGGCATTACGCTCAGAAATTCCTCCATCTGGATGTGGGGGAGACGAAGGAAAAGACCAGCGAACAGGGGGCTTTCGACCTGGGGCTGGAGTCGGATGAGGAAACCGGCGAGAATTCGGCTCCTTCTCCGGAGCCCGCCGATCCCCGTCAAGAGGAGAGGGAACGGGAAGAGACGGATTGCGCTTTGGATTGCGCTTATCTGAGGGCCCTGCATGACCTCTTCCATCCGGTCCTGGCCTCTCGGGGCCAGATCAACCTCTTGAAAACCATCGAGCTTCCCGTCTCCCGGGTCCTGTCCGCTATGGAGATGACCGGGGCCGGGGTGGACCAAAGCCGGCTGGAGCAGATGAGGGAATCCTTCTCCGCCCAGGCCGAGCAGGCCCAGCAAATCGCTTGGCAGGAAGCGGGCAAGGAGATCAACCTGCAGAGCCCCAAACAGCTGCAGGCCGTCCTTTTCGACGACATGGGTCTGACCCCGACCAAGAAGACCAAAAGCGGAGGACGGACCACCAACGCCGCCGCCCTGCAGGAGCTCTACATGCGGTCCATCCATAACGAACGGGCCAACGCCTTCCTGGGGGCCCTCCTGCGCCACCGGGAGGTCAACAAACTCAAGCAGATCGTCCAGACCCTCATCGACGCGATCGACGTGCGCGATAGCCGGATCCACACCACTTTCGAACAGACCGTGGCCGCCACCGGCCGGCTCAGCTCCACGGATCCGAACCTGCAGAACATCCCCAATCGGAACGTGGAGGGCCGGGAGATCCGGGGCGCTTTCGTGGCTTCGGACGGCTTCGAGTCTTTGCTCAGCTCCGATTACTCCCAGGTGGAACTGCGTCTGATGGCCCATCTTTCCGGGGATGAAGCCTTGATCGAGGCCTTCAGGTCCGGGGCGGACTTCCACAAGTATGTGGCTTCCTTGGTCTATGGGATCCCCATCGACCAGATCAGCTCCGACCAGCGCAGCCACATCAAAGCCATGAGTTACGGCCTGGCTTACGGGCTCAGCACTTACGGCCTGGCTCAGCAGCTGGGGATTTCCCCTGCCGAGGCCGATATCCTGCGGGCCAAGTATTTTTCCACCTTCGGCAAAGTCCACGACTATTTGGAGTCCTTGGTCGCCCAGGCGAAGAAGCGCGGGTACACGGAGACCATGTTCGGGCGTCGGCGGTATTTCCCCGATTTGCGTTCCAGCCGCCGTCAGCTGCGGGATGCGGCCGAGCGCGCCGCCTTGAACGCCCCCATCCAGGGATCCGCGGCCGACATCATGAAGATCGCCATGAAGAAGGCCTATCAGGATTTGAAGGATGCGGGGGTCAAAAGCCGCATCATCCTGCAGATTCATGACGAGTTGGTGGTGGAGCTGGCCCCGGGGGAGCAGGAGCAGGTGACGGCCATGGTCAAAGAGGCCATGGAGCATGCGGTCAAGCTGGCCGTGCCTTTGGACGTATCCACCGGGGTGGGCTCCGATTGGCAGCTGGCCGCCCACTGA
- a CDS encoding ANTAR domain-containing response regulator: MNTKKISENAHKPTVVVAEDEALNRLDIVESLGENGYDVVGEAANGKEAVDKVRELKPDIVVMDIKMPEMNGITAAREINKDFLAPVVMLTAFSQKDLVAEAVDAGVMAYVVKPFVPERLFPALVVAQERFKQMKALRSQISEIPRSASDANQTSAEADQEIQELRNQVDELKNRLESRKHVDKAKGLLMQHMGLTEQEAFRWIQKTSMDRRLTMMEVADAVVQQIEGAQD; the protein is encoded by the coding sequence ATGAATACAAAGAAGATATCGGAAAACGCTCACAAGCCCACCGTGGTCGTCGCCGAAGATGAGGCTTTGAACCGCTTGGATATTGTCGAATCCCTGGGGGAGAACGGCTATGACGTCGTAGGCGAAGCCGCCAACGGCAAGGAAGCGGTGGATAAGGTCCGCGAATTGAAGCCCGACATCGTGGTCATGGACATCAAAATGCCTGAGATGAATGGCATCACCGCGGCCCGCGAAATCAACAAGGACTTCCTGGCCCCCGTCGTCATGCTGACCGCCTTCTCCCAGAAGGATCTGGTGGCCGAGGCCGTGGACGCGGGAGTCATGGCCTATGTGGTCAAGCCTTTCGTCCCCGAACGCCTTTTCCCCGCCTTGGTCGTCGCCCAGGAGCGGTTCAAGCAGATGAAGGCCTTGCGCTCCCAGATCTCCGAGATCCCCCGATCCGCCTCCGACGCCAATCAGACTTCGGCCGAGGCCGATCAAGAGATCCAGGAGCTGCGCAATCAGGTGGACGAGCTGAAGAACCGTTTGGAGAGCCGCAAGCATGTGGATAAGGCCAAGGGCCTGCTCATGCAGCATATGGGGCTGACCGAGCAGGAGGCCTTCCGCTGGATTCAGAAGACCTCCATGGACCGGCGTCTGACCATGATGGAAGTGGCCGATGCCGTCGTCCAGCAGATCGAAGGGGCGCAGGACTAG
- a CDS encoding NUDIX domain-containing protein: MAEKTYREFDPWRVSPIREEKREQVLSTYYFDVDRVNLSNKEIGQFERYIVRENDGDTVCVLPVTENQEVVFIEQYRVPNHSWTLELPAGHATDPHQHPEEIAEMKLEEEAGYQASDFSQVVRFVNTPSFSTQHTVIYRATGLTRVERGDLGPESPYSNTRVIPLDKAYEMALNGTIVDAKSIIGVLNEYTRHHCH; encoded by the coding sequence ATGGCGGAAAAGACATATCGGGAGTTCGATCCCTGGCGCGTGTCCCCCATTCGCGAAGAGAAAAGGGAGCAGGTCTTAAGCACCTACTATTTCGACGTGGACCGGGTCAACCTGAGCAACAAGGAAATCGGCCAGTTCGAGCGTTACATCGTCAGGGAGAACGATGGCGATACGGTCTGCGTCCTGCCCGTCACCGAGAATCAGGAGGTCGTCTTCATCGAGCAATACCGCGTCCCCAACCATTCCTGGACCTTGGAGCTGCCCGCCGGGCATGCCACGGATCCCCATCAGCATCCGGAGGAGATCGCCGAGATGAAGCTGGAGGAAGAGGCCGGTTACCAGGCCAGCGACTTCTCCCAGGTGGTCCGTTTCGTCAACACCCCCAGCTTCTCCACCCAGCACACGGTGATTTACCGGGCCACCGGTCTGACCCGGGTGGAGCGGGGCGACCTCGGCCCGGAGTCCCCTTACTCCAACACCCGCGTGATCCCTTTGGACAAGGCTTATGAGATGGCCTTGAACGGGACCATCGTGGACGCCAAATCCATCATCGGAGTCTTGAACGAATACACCCGTCACCACTGCCACTGA
- a CDS encoding L,D-transpeptidase, with translation MKSEHGKRKAAPGKKAGIIASIIILALLVALGAGGYGLIDYFRDRVAPGVSLGSTPVTGQDKTQVKKTIRAVASSTKVTIKSNGKSTTASLQDLHVTVDVDKTADSLLQAKQGNPITRLNPQEKSQVGLIAKTDEVSLQSDLNKYFLGTEREVQLPTVSYSSEEGKFVVNAGKNGQSVDLSSVKPAITAALKNKAGGTVSVVAAIKTDVPVISDQTAHGAADQANKNLIRKITITNGAHKSFTLPSSIIAQWTTFTSDVHKKTMSVGYKTGQLSDYLAKQLPSKLNEDKVDEQIVVNPHGTVMGVKVHGVNGLAVKDTKTTAAQVFASLEAGEDAQLTASMATVKYGTKQTLVRYDIPNGDPWMLVDLSAQKAFAYKGTTKVKTFNVSTGRKDRATDDGVWYVHTKYKVQTMRGPGYVSPNVKWVTYFCGGEGFHTALWNLEGIAMGRPSSHGCVNMTEADAKWVYDFLPIGGMVKVIGATPDSAVRKS, from the coding sequence ATGAAGTCGGAACATGGAAAGAGGAAAGCAGCCCCTGGGAAAAAGGCTGGAATCATCGCCTCGATTATCATCCTTGCCCTCCTCGTCGCCTTGGGAGCCGGCGGATACGGTCTGATCGACTATTTCCGGGATCGCGTGGCCCCTGGCGTGAGTCTGGGATCCACCCCAGTGACCGGTCAGGACAAGACCCAAGTGAAAAAGACCATCCGAGCCGTGGCCTCTTCCACCAAGGTGACCATCAAGTCCAACGGCAAGAGCACCACCGCGTCCCTGCAGGACCTGCACGTGACCGTCGATGTGGACAAGACGGCCGACTCCCTCCTTCAAGCCAAACAAGGTAACCCCATCACCAGGCTCAACCCTCAGGAGAAAAGCCAGGTCGGCCTGATCGCCAAGACCGATGAGGTCAGTCTGCAAAGCGACCTCAACAAATATTTCCTCGGGACCGAAAGGGAAGTCCAGCTTCCCACCGTCTCCTACTCGTCCGAAGAAGGCAAGTTCGTGGTCAACGCAGGCAAAAACGGCCAATCGGTGGACCTCTCTTCCGTCAAACCGGCCATCACGGCCGCTCTCAAGAACAAGGCCGGCGGCACCGTTTCGGTCGTCGCCGCCATCAAGACCGACGTCCCCGTCATCTCCGACCAAACCGCCCACGGGGCTGCGGACCAGGCCAACAAGAATCTGATACGCAAGATCACCATCACCAACGGGGCCCATAAATCCTTCACCCTCCCCTCTTCCATCATCGCCCAATGGACCACTTTCACCTCCGACGTCCACAAGAAAACCATGAGCGTCGGTTACAAGACGGGTCAGCTCTCCGACTATCTGGCGAAACAGCTGCCATCGAAGCTGAACGAGGACAAGGTGGACGAGCAGATCGTCGTCAACCCGCATGGGACCGTCATGGGGGTCAAAGTCCATGGCGTGAACGGCCTCGCCGTCAAAGACACCAAGACCACCGCCGCACAGGTCTTTGCCAGTCTCGAGGCCGGCGAAGACGCCCAGCTGACTGCTTCGATGGCTACGGTCAAATACGGGACCAAGCAGACCCTGGTCCGCTACGACATCCCCAACGGGGACCCCTGGATGCTGGTCGACCTGTCCGCCCAAAAGGCCTTCGCCTATAAAGGCACCACCAAGGTGAAGACCTTCAACGTCTCCACCGGTCGCAAGGACCGGGCCACCGATGACGGCGTCTGGTACGTGCACACCAAATACAAGGTCCAGACCATGCGGGGGCCGGGCTATGTCTCCCCCAACGTCAAATGGGTCACTTACTTCTGTGGGGGCGAAGGCTTTCATACGGCCCTGTGGAACCTGGAAGGGATCGCCATGGGACGGCCCTCTTCGCACGGCTGCGTCAACATGACGGAGGCGGATGCGAAATGGGTGTATGATTTTCTCCCTATCGGAGGCATGGTCAAGGTGATTGGTGCCACCCCTGATTCCGCTGTCCGTAAATCTTGA
- the pyk gene encoding pyruvate kinase → MRKAKIVDTIGPATSSLEVLTDLVKAGMNVARINRSHGTVEEHLAIYDNIRKAGELAGKNVAVLVDLQGPKIRCGWIEKNAEGEDKVQLEAGQEFVITTDEITGNKDRVSTTFKGLPADCHPGDPILIDDGKVRLEVTKVEGNDVHTKVIVAGPVSSHKGINLPGVAVSLPALTPKDEEDLRWGIQTGADVIAMSFVRFASDIDRAHQIMDEEGRRVPVVAKIEKPQAVENLEEIVKAFDGIMVARGDMAVEMPFEEVPLITKRCIELSRSYGKPVIVATEVLGSMVHSPVPTRAEASDCANAVLDGADATMTSNETAVGDYPVVTVESMSRISAYATDHGYDRIPAIKDEKFTVSSAVAHSAVELAAKLDVKAIVAFTSTGATVHRISAERPAAPIYGLTTDEHTKCFLGLSWGTEGIKLGKEYHGLNRENLMKLADDTLKAEGKLADGDTVVVVSCSPSATEAGATDSIYVHTVGHNE, encoded by the coding sequence ATGCGCAAAGCAAAGATTGTTGATACTATCGGACCAGCCACTTCATCCTTGGAAGTCCTGACCGATTTGGTCAAGGCCGGTATGAACGTGGCTCGTATCAACCGCTCTCATGGCACGGTCGAAGAGCACCTGGCCATTTACGACAACATTCGCAAGGCCGGCGAGTTGGCCGGCAAGAATGTGGCTGTGCTTGTCGATCTGCAGGGCCCGAAGATCCGTTGCGGCTGGATCGAAAAGAACGCCGAAGGCGAAGACAAGGTCCAGCTGGAGGCCGGCCAGGAGTTCGTCATCACCACCGATGAGATCACCGGCAACAAAGACCGCGTTTCCACCACTTTCAAGGGCCTGCCCGCCGACTGCCATCCTGGGGACCCCATCCTCATCGATGATGGCAAGGTCCGCTTGGAGGTCACCAAAGTCGAAGGCAATGACGTGCACACCAAGGTCATCGTGGCCGGACCCGTCTCCTCCCACAAGGGCATCAACCTGCCTGGCGTGGCTGTTTCCCTGCCTGCTTTGACCCCTAAGGACGAGGAGGACCTGCGCTGGGGCATCCAGACCGGGGCTGACGTGATCGCCATGTCCTTCGTCCGTTTCGCTTCCGACATCGACCGCGCCCATCAGATCATGGACGAGGAAGGCCGCCGCGTCCCCGTGGTCGCCAAGATCGAGAAGCCCCAGGCCGTGGAGAACCTGGAAGAGATCGTCAAGGCCTTCGACGGCATCATGGTCGCTCGTGGCGATATGGCCGTGGAAATGCCTTTCGAAGAGGTCCCCCTGATTACCAAGCGTTGCATCGAGCTTTCCCGTTCCTACGGCAAGCCGGTCATCGTGGCCACCGAGGTCCTGGGCTCCATGGTCCACAGCCCGGTTCCCACCCGCGCCGAAGCCTCCGATTGCGCGAACGCCGTCCTCGATGGGGCCGACGCCACCATGACCTCCAACGAGACCGCCGTGGGCGATTACCCCGTGGTCACAGTGGAAAGCATGAGCCGCATCTCCGCTTACGCCACCGATCATGGATATGACCGCATCCCCGCCATCAAGGACGAGAAGTTCACCGTCTCCTCCGCCGTGGCCCACTCCGCCGTGGAATTGGCCGCCAAGCTGGATGTCAAGGCCATCGTCGCCTTCACCTCCACCGGCGCCACCGTCCACCGCATTTCCGCCGAACGGCCTGCCGCCCCGATCTACGGCTTGACCACCGATGAGCACACCAAGTGCTTCCTTGGCCTGAGCTGGGGCACTGAAGGCATCAAGCTGGGCAAGGAGTATCACGGCCTGAACCGCGAAAACCTGATGAAGCTGGCTGACGATACCCTCAAGGCCGAAGGCAAGCTGGCAGATGGCGATACCGTCGTCGTCGTGTCCTGCTCTCCTTCCGCTACCGAGGCCGGCGCCACCGACTCCATCTACGTCCACACCGTTGGCCACAACGAGTAA